A genomic region of Nymphaea colorata isolate Beijing-Zhang1983 chromosome 2, ASM883128v2, whole genome shotgun sequence contains the following coding sequences:
- the LOC116246670 gene encoding histone deacetylase complex subunit SAP18 — MAAMAEGQSRGGAGGGRPLPPPPQQRGPPGPPPRPRFEPVDREKTCPLLLRVFTKIGTHHTKEDFAVRGKEPKDEVQIYTWKDATLRELTDLVKEVAPAARRRDAKLSFAFVYPDKHGRFVVTQVGMTHSYGNGRRLDDGKTLAELKFQIGDYLDVAIL; from the exons ATGGCGGCAATGGCGGAAGGCCAGAGCAGAGGAGGAGCAGGAGGAGGGAGGCCACTCCCACCCCCACCTCAACAGCGAGGGCCTCCTGGCCCTCCCCCTCGCCCTCGCTTCGAGCCGGTCGATCGCGagaag ACTTgtcctcttcttcttcgagTTTTTACTAAG ATTGGAACCCATCACACTAAGGAAGATTTTGCTGTAAGAGGTAAAGAGCCTAAAGATGAGGTCCAGATTTATACATGGAAAGATGCCACTCTACGGGAGCTGACTGATCTG GTCAAAGAGGTTGCTCCTGCTGCCAGGAGAAGGGATGCAAAACTATCGTTTGCGTTTGTCTATCCTGACAAACATGGTCGCTTTGTTGTGACGCAG GTTGGAATGACTCATTCTTATGGAAATGGGAGGCGCTTGGATGATGGGAAGACTTTAGCTGAACTGAAGTTTCAG ATCGGTGATTACCTTGATGTGGCCATTCTGTAG
- the LOC116249303 gene encoding PGR5-like protein 1A, chloroplastic, whose amino-acid sequence MAIEFGFPAAAARIFSSLPSRLSCSPLCYRRFPPPSSSFSLPSSPIRIPFPNHGKFNLSVSATRRSLCVAAQSAEQQGQVEENDVVDSKILPYCSLDKKAEKKTLGELEQDFLQALQSFYYDKEPIMSNEEFDNLKEELTWEGSSVVMLSPDEQKLLEASMAYVAGKPIMSDDEFDALKLRLKREGSQIMQEGPRCSLRTRKVYSDLQVDYFKMFLLNVPAAVISLTLFFFLDDLTGFEITYLLELPEPFSFIFTWFAALPLIFWGAQSITNAILKDFLILKGPCPNCGTENTSFFGTILTVPSGGSANTIKCSNCGTALVYDSGSRLITVDNEPKGASA is encoded by the exons ATGGCGATAGAATTCGGGTTCCCGGCTGCTGCCGCTCGCATCTTCAGCTCCCTTCCTTCCCGCCTGTCCTGCTCTCCTCTCTGTTACAGGCGCTTCCcacctccttcttcctccttctccctcccttcttctccCATCAGAATTCCCTTTCCCAACCACGGCAAATTCAACCTGAGTGTGTCGGCGACGCGCCGAAGCTTGTGCGTAGCTGCCCAGTCCGCCGAACAGCAAG GCCAAGTCGAAGAAAATGACGTTGTTGATAGCAAGATCTTACCATACTGTAGCCTCGATAAAAAGGCAGAGAAGAAGACGCTAGGAGAACTTGAGCAGGACTTCCTACAAGCACTGCAA TCATTCTACTATGACAAAGAACCAATAATGAGTAACGAGGAGTTTGACAACCTCAAGGAGGAACTAACGTGGGAAGGCAGCAGTGTTGTCATGCTAA GCCCTGACGAGCAGAAGCTGCTTGAAGCTTCAATGGCTTATGTGGCTGGGAAGCCAATAATGTCAGATGACGAATTTGATGCACTGAAACTACGCCTGAAG AGAGAAGGGAGCCAGATTATGCAGGAGGGTCCTCGTTGCAGCCTTCGCACTAGAAAG GTCTATAGTGACTTGCAGGTTGACTATTTCAAGATGTTCCTATTGAATGTTCCAGCTGCTGTCATATCACTTACTTT GTTCTTCTTTCTTGATGACTTGACTGGATTTGAGATCACATATCTCCTGGAG CTGCCAGAGCCATTTAGTTTTATTTTCACGTGGTTTGCTGCTTTGCCTCTAATCTTTTGGGGAGCACAGAGTATTACTAATGCCATTTTGAAGGATTTCTTGATACTGAAG GGACCCTGTCCAAACTGTGGAACTGAAAATACGTCCTTCTTTGGGACAATACTTACAGTACCTAGTGGTGGATCTGCAAATACAATCAAGTGTTCAAA TTGTGGCACTGCATTGGTCTATGATTCTGGAAGTCGCCTGATTACTGTAGATAAT GAACCGAAAGGAGCAAGTGCTTAG